The sequence AGAAAGAAAAATCAGGCTGTAAAAGTTCCCACTTATACGGATGTGGGGAAAACTCACACCTATTATCCTTATATTGAAGGGGTAACCAAAAGAGGAATAATGGAAGGCGTGGGGAAGGGCAGATTTGATCCCAACAGAGCTCTTACAAAAGCAGAAGCGACAACCATCATCATAAGGCTTCTGGGATTTAAAAGCCTTGCACCCATTGGAAATTACTATACAGGATATACCGATGATAAAAATATTCCTTTATGGGCAAAAGATTCTATTTATGTAGCGAAAGAACTTGGTATAATAGAAAGAGGAGGATATTTTTACCCCAACAAAGAAATAACCAAAGGAGAAGCAGCAGAACTATTGGTTAATTTCATCAACTATCTTCAAAACAATTTGAAATATGATTACAGGGAAAATATACTCAACAATTAAAAGCCTAAGGGGGAATTTTTATGACACAAAGGAAGTTTTTCAGGAGGTTTACGGCACTTGCACTGGTGCTATTTATTTTCATCATTCAGTTACCTTCCTTTGGACAAGCGGCTGATTTTCAGTATAACACTGAGTATCTGCAGGAAGTAGAGGAATTTATTAAGGAATACTATCTTCACGACGTAACGGACGAACAGCTTATGAAGGGGGCAGTAAAGGGCCTTTTCTATAATCTCGACGATTACAGCGAATATTATACAAAGGATGAGTTCGATAAACTCATAGAAGACGTAAGCGGGAGTTTTGTAGGCATAGGTATTTATATGGGGGATGATAACGGCCATGTAACTGTATTTTCTCCCATCAAAGACGGCCCGGCCTATAAGGCGGGATTGAAAGCCGGAGATATAATAGTTTCCGTTGACGGAAAAGATGTGACTTCCTATTCTTCGGCGGATGTTTCCGATTTAATAAAAGGAAAGATTGGAACAAAAGTTAAGCTGGGGATAAAAAGAAATGATTCAAAGGATACATTATATTTTAATATCGCGAGAGACGAAGTAAAAGTAAACCCCGTTTCTTATGATACCGTAAATAAGTCGTTAGGTTATTTGAATATTTCTCAATTTAATGATTATACGGTAGAAAATGTAGATAAAGCATTAAATTATTTTGATCAGCACTCCATAAAAAACTTGATAATCGATTTAAGAAACAATCCCGGAGGGTCGGTGGACCAGGTAGTAGATGTTTTAAAAAAATTTATTCCGGCAGGAAGCATAGTTCATATAAAATATAAAGACGGAACAATCCGGACTTATTCTTCGTCTTTGAAAACTCCGAAATATAAGCTGGCCGTACTGATAAATGAGAACTCTGCCAGCGCATCGGAAATCTTTGCGGGTGCGATTAAAGACAGAAAAGTCGGAACTCTGGTAGGGGTTACTACTTACGGTAAAGGAGTGGTTCAGGAAATAATTCCTTTGGATAACGGAGACGGAATCAAACTCACTATTGCGGAATATTTAACTCCGAACAAAATATCAATCGACGGAAAGGGAATAACTCCGGACATAGTAG is a genomic window of Acidilutibacter cellobiosedens containing:
- a CDS encoding S41 family peptidase; the protein is MTQRKFFRRFTALALVLFIFIIQLPSFGQAADFQYNTEYLQEVEEFIKEYYLHDVTDEQLMKGAVKGLFYNLDDYSEYYTKDEFDKLIEDVSGSFVGIGIYMGDDNGHVTVFSPIKDGPAYKAGLKAGDIIVSVDGKDVTSYSSADVSDLIKGKIGTKVKLGIKRNDSKDTLYFNIARDEVKVNPVSYDTVNKSLGYLNISQFNDYTVENVDKALNYFDQHSIKNLIIDLRNNPGGSVDQVVDVLKKFIPAGSIVHIKYKDGTIRTYSSSLKTPKYKLAVLINENSASASEIFAGAIKDRKVGTLVGVTTYGKGVVQEIIPLDNGDGIKLTIAEYLTPNKISIDGKGITPDIVVKNTDPTKDLQMEKAISLFK